From the Streptococcus oralis ATCC 35037 genome, one window contains:
- a CDS encoding ABC transporter ATP-binding protein: protein MDLICQDVHFGLGEKKILKGVSLKVEGHQFHTILGPNGSGKTSLLKLLYRQEKADKGLISLDGKPLEHWSLKETAKQMAVVTQFNQLQFDCTVEEIVLLGRTPHLSFLQKEKERDYALVQDALVKVDMLEKKTRLYSSLSGGEKQRVLLARALAQEPTLLLLDEPTNHLDIKYQLDLLAIVKNLKVNVLAVLHDIQLACRYSDYLYLMKEGEILYQGTPKETITPESLQTVYGVQSQVTWTEDQQAMIHYL from the coding sequence ATGGACTTGATTTGTCAGGATGTCCACTTTGGACTAGGAGAGAAAAAAATCCTCAAAGGAGTTTCTCTTAAGGTTGAGGGGCATCAATTTCACACGATACTAGGACCAAATGGAAGTGGAAAAACCAGCCTGCTTAAACTCCTCTATCGTCAGGAAAAGGCGGACAAAGGCTTGATAAGCCTAGATGGAAAGCCGCTGGAGCATTGGTCACTCAAAGAAACAGCTAAGCAAATGGCAGTTGTCACCCAGTTTAATCAGCTGCAGTTTGATTGTACAGTTGAAGAAATCGTCTTGTTGGGAAGAACTCCCCACCTCTCTTTTTTACAGAAGGAAAAGGAAAGAGATTATGCCCTCGTTCAAGATGCTCTCGTCAAGGTGGATATGCTTGAGAAGAAAACTCGTCTCTATTCGTCTCTTTCAGGTGGGGAGAAACAGCGAGTCTTGTTGGCACGCGCCTTGGCGCAAGAACCGACTCTCTTGCTCCTGGATGAACCTACCAATCACCTGGATATCAAGTACCAGTTAGACTTGTTGGCCATTGTGAAGAATCTCAAGGTCAATGTTCTAGCTGTCCTACATGATATTCAACTTGCTTGTCGCTATTCGGATTATCTCTATCTGATGAAAGAGGGGGAAATCCTTTACCAAGGGACTCCAAAGGAGACCATCACCCCTGAGTCATTGCAAACTGTATATGGAGTTCAAAGTCAGGTGACTTGGACCGAGGATCAGCAAGCCATGATTCACTATTTATAA